One window of Macrococcus sp. 19Msa1099 genomic DNA carries:
- the queG gene encoding tRNA epoxyqueuosine(34) reductase QueG: MNEQLKQEIIAYSKTVGIDAIGFTTADPFHELRPKLESYYNSGYASGFEKGSIEERIDPKLSLPEAQSIIAIAVGYPNKLPNTPKSMRGARRGIFARASWGIDYHTLLNRRLSLLESFILERVPDAKVMNMVDTGVLSDRAVAERAGLGYAAKNGFILNKTLGTWTYLGEMLISIPFTPDHPVIDSCLDCTICIDRCPTGALLGDGQLDSNKCISFLTQTKGFMPDEYRGKIGNRLYGCDTCQQVCPKNRGINTTHDDIELEPQTLKPLLVPLLKMNNKQFKNEYGHLAGAWRGKKPIQRNAILALAHFKEIDAIDDLKEVAENDVRPEIKGTAYWALGKISMSTHDYLRERYTQETDNDVKIEILKSLGSVE; encoded by the coding sequence ATGAACGAACAGTTAAAACAGGAGATTATCGCATATAGTAAGACGGTCGGCATTGATGCGATTGGCTTTACGACGGCAGATCCTTTCCATGAGCTGCGACCGAAACTAGAATCTTATTACAACTCAGGCTATGCATCAGGATTTGAGAAAGGTTCTATTGAAGAGCGCATTGACCCGAAGCTATCATTACCAGAGGCACAGTCCATCATCGCGATTGCAGTAGGTTATCCGAATAAGTTACCGAACACTCCTAAAAGCATGCGCGGGGCGCGTCGTGGGATATTCGCACGGGCGTCGTGGGGTATAGATTATCATACACTTCTAAATCGACGCTTATCATTGCTTGAATCATTTATATTAGAACGTGTGCCCGATGCAAAAGTAATGAATATGGTGGATACAGGTGTGCTAAGTGATCGTGCGGTAGCAGAGCGTGCAGGACTTGGGTACGCAGCGAAGAATGGCTTTATATTAAATAAGACACTTGGGACTTGGACCTATTTAGGAGAGATGCTGATCTCTATTCCGTTTACACCTGACCATCCAGTTATCGATTCATGTCTCGACTGTACGATATGTATCGATCGATGCCCTACAGGTGCGCTGCTTGGTGATGGACAACTCGATTCCAATAAATGTATCAGTTTCTTAACGCAGACGAAAGGATTTATGCCGGATGAATACCGGGGGAAGATTGGTAACAGGTTATACGGTTGTGATACATGTCAGCAAGTATGTCCTAAAAATCGTGGCATCAATACGACGCACGATGATATTGAACTGGAACCACAAACTTTAAAGCCATTACTTGTGCCGCTTTTAAAGATGAATAACAAACAGTTTAAGAATGAATATGGTCATCTTGCTGGTGCATGGCGTGGTAAGAAGCCGATTCAGCGTAATGCTATCTTAGCGCTTGCGCACTTCAAGGAAATAGATGCCATTGATGACCTGAAAGAGGTCGCGGAAAATGATGTGCGACCAGAAATTAAAGGGACCGCATACTGGGCACTTGGAAAAATTAGTATGTCTACCCATGATTATTTAAGAGAAAGATATACGCAGGAAACAGATAATGATGTTAAAATAGAAATATTAAAAAGTTTAGGAAGTGTAGAATAG
- the trmL gene encoding tRNA (uridine(34)/cytosine(34)/5-carboxymethylaminomethyluridine(34)-2'-O)-methyltransferase TrmL, which translates to MSSINIVLYQPEIPANTGNIARSCAATDTDLHLIRPLGFSTDDKMLRRAGLDYWKFVNITYYDSIEEFFEKNKGHYYLLTKFGKKPHTTFDYSNTDEKHYFIFGKETTGLPDWVKEKYMDTALRIPMNDNVRSLNLSNTAAILIYEALRQQNYPGLK; encoded by the coding sequence ATGTCATCAATCAATATCGTATTATATCAACCAGAAATACCAGCAAATACAGGAAATATCGCGCGTAGTTGCGCAGCTACAGATACAGATCTGCATTTAATTCGACCGTTAGGGTTCTCGACCGACGACAAGATGTTGCGTCGCGCAGGTTTAGATTACTGGAAATTTGTCAATATTACGTACTATGACAGTATCGAAGAATTCTTTGAGAAGAATAAAGGACATTACTATTTACTGACGAAGTTCGGTAAGAAACCACATACAACATTTGATTACAGCAACACAGATGAGAAACATTACTTTATATTTGGTAAAGAAACGACAGGACTCCCTGACTGGGTAAAGGAAAAATATATGGATACAGCGCTTCGTATACCGATGAACGATAATGTACGTTCACTTAATCTGTCGAATACAGCAGCGATTTTAATATATGAGGCATTGCGTCAGCAGAACTATCCAGGATTAAAATAA